The proteins below come from a single Pandoraea apista genomic window:
- a CDS encoding cysteine hydrolase family protein: protein MSQPLNLDSARTALVIVDLQNDFITPGGAYDRGAAATPQAQALPARVAPVAAALKAAGGYVAASQFTLWPDANGEPMISPHLKQLRPFLRRGDFVAGTPGHATVDALARHVDMSVWKVAYSAFFNTQLDWVLRRAGIETVAVCGIVTNGGVASTARDAHMRDYRVLVLSDGCAAPTPAAHDAALADLCTVGEIVTCEAFMGRISS from the coding sequence GAGTCAACCCCTCAATCTCGACAGCGCCCGCACGGCGCTGGTTATCGTGGATTTGCAGAACGACTTCATCACCCCGGGCGGCGCGTACGACCGGGGTGCGGCGGCCACGCCGCAGGCGCAAGCGTTGCCTGCGCGGGTGGCACCGGTCGCCGCGGCGCTCAAGGCGGCGGGCGGTTACGTGGCGGCGAGCCAGTTCACGCTCTGGCCCGATGCGAACGGCGAGCCCATGATTTCACCGCATCTGAAGCAGTTGCGGCCCTTCCTGCGGCGCGGCGACTTCGTGGCCGGCACACCGGGGCATGCGACGGTGGACGCGCTCGCACGCCATGTCGATATGTCGGTGTGGAAGGTGGCCTACTCGGCGTTCTTCAACACGCAGCTCGACTGGGTGCTGCGGCGCGCGGGCATCGAGACGGTGGCGGTGTGCGGCATTGTGACGAACGGCGGCGTGGCGAGTACCGCGCGCGACGCCCACATGCGCGACTACCGTGTGCTGGTGCTCTCGGACGGGTGCGCTGCCCCCACACCTGCTGCGCACGACGCCGCGCTCGCCGATCTGTGCACGGTTGGCGAAATCGTGACTTGCGAGGCCTTCATGGGCCGTATTTCATCATGA